The Neorhizobium sp. NCHU2750 genome contains the following window.
TGTCGAAGACGTCACTATTCTCGATTCCACCGGCCAGTTGCTTGCCTCTGGAGATGACGGCAGCAACAATCAGCTGAACCGCTCGCTCGGCATCGTCCAGTCCGTCCAGTCGGAAATCGAATCGAACATCGACAAGGCGCTGGCTCCGTTCCTCGGCATGGACAATTTCCGTTCCAGCGTCACGGCATCGCTCAACACCGACAGCCAGCAGATCCAGGAAACCACCTACGATCCGAATTCGCGCGTCGAACGTTCGGTTCGCACGACCAAGGAAAACTCGCAGTCGCAGCAGGCTTCGGAAGACAACGCCGCGACAGTGGAGCAGAACGTTCCCCAGGCTGCCCCCCAGCAGGGTGGCAACAATGGTCCGAAGTCTTCCGACCAGTCCGACAAGCGTGAAGAACAGACCAACTACGAAATCAACCAGAAGACCGTTGCGACGACCCGCAACAGCTATCAGATCGACAAGGTCTCGATTGCCGTCGTCGTCAACAAGGGCCGCATTGCCAAGATGGTCGGCGAACCGGCCGACCAGGCAAAGATCGACGCCTATCTGGCTGAAATGCAGAAGATCGTCGCCTCGGCTGCCGGCATCAGCACCGATCGTGGTGATGTGGTGACCGTCACCGCCATGGATTTCCTCGACAACCAGCTGCTCGACGAAACCGACACTGGCCCTGGCCTGATGGACGTGCTGACCCGCAATGCCGGTGGCATCATCAACTCGCTCGCCTTCCTCGCGGTTGCATTTCTGGTCGTCTGGCTTGGCCTTCGTCCGATCATCCGCACCGTCACCGGCACAGGCAAGTCCAGCGAGACGCTGGCCGAGGGCGCCGGTCTCGAACTGCCCGACTTCTCGCCGGCCGGTGGAGCTCCCGCTCTCATGGATGGCTTCGGCTCGGATTTCGGCTTCGACGGCAGCAGCGATCTGTTGGGCGAGGAAGAGGCGGATGGCTTCAACCGCCGCGTCAAGGAAGGCCCGGAAAAGCGTCTTGCCCGCATGGTCGAGATCTCCGAAGAGCGGGCTGCCAAGATTCTCCGCAAATGGGCCTTCGAAAAGGCCGCCTGATCGGCGCTCACGAAAATATGATGATGAAAGGCCGGGCATGTTCCCGGCCTTTTCCTATGTTCTGGCTAAGGCTTTCCCCGTTTATTACTGGCCAAAATGCGACACGTGGATCGCAATTGGGGAAATCTCCGCCGCAGGCGATGGCAAATGTGAGTGCATCTCCTAAGATACGCCATGATTCGTTGACGGGCCCCGCGGGCCATCGATTCGAGATTTGCAGCATGTATCGGCGTACGGGATAAATGGATAGACTTCTCCAGGCGAGGTCGTAATCCACGCAGCAGGAGCAGATAACGAATGGAGTTATCGGGCATGGATGTCACGGCGCAAGGCCGCTCCGTTCCGGAGGCAACAGACGCTCGTTCTCTGTCTCGCGCACAATTGGCCCGCCGTTTTTCGGCCCTTGCCGGAGCCGACAATCTCCAGGTGATCATGCGGCTGCTTGCAGATCATGTCGGTGCTTCGCATTTCCTCCTCGTCCGCTATGACCTGATCCAGGAACATGGGCTCGATTTCATCGTCACATCCAACTGGCCATTCGACCTGGTCCGCCGGCTGGGTGCCGAACTGGCAAGCGGCTATGCCCGCTCCACCGAGCTGGAGAAATGTTTCTCCGTTCTGGCGCCGACTTTCTCGCTGTTGCCGGACGACGTCGTGCTGCCCGACAGGATCAGTCGCCAGTATTGCTCCCTGACCTTTTGCGTCGGACGCACGCGCTTTTCTCTCATGTTTCTGTTCCAGGAGGGCATCATCCTCTCCCAGGAGCAGTTGAAGGAGGTCGGGTTGCTGGCCGCCTATGGCGCAAGTTTCGTGGAAAGCGTCGAATCGCGCACCGAACGTGACTTCGAGCTCACCGAGCGCGAGCTCGAATGTCTCTTCTGGATCGCCGAGGGCAAGACCAGCGACGAGATTGCGGTGATCCTCGGGATCTCGCGTAACACCATCAACAACTACATCACCAGCGTGATGCGCAAGACGGCGACGAAAACCCGCTCCGAGGCGATTGCCTACGCGGTTCGCAACAATCTGGTTTAGGGCGGCGATTGCATGGGGTATTCAC
Protein-coding sequences here:
- the fliF gene encoding flagellar basal-body MS-ring/collar protein FliF, with translation MNLLAQFSQIFKNLASLGQTRLIAMGAAAAISIAIVVAAAMFVNKPAYETLYVNLETSDLNQVSMALAEANMDFEVGSDGKSIQVPVGNTGKARLLLAEKGLPNSSNAGYELFDNVGSLGLTSFMQEVTRVRALEGEIARTIEQISGISAARVHLVMPDVGNFRRAQQKPTASVMIRANSSTGRKAASSIRHLVASAVPGLDVEDVTILDSTGQLLASGDDGSNNQLNRSLGIVQSVQSEIESNIDKALAPFLGMDNFRSSVTASLNTDSQQIQETTYDPNSRVERSVRTTKENSQSQQASEDNAATVEQNVPQAAPQQGGNNGPKSSDQSDKREEQTNYEINQKTVATTRNSYQIDKVSIAVVVNKGRIAKMVGEPADQAKIDAYLAEMQKIVASAAGISTDRGDVVTVTAMDFLDNQLLDETDTGPGLMDVLTRNAGGIINSLAFLAVAFLVVWLGLRPIIRTVTGTGKSSETLAEGAGLELPDFSPAGGAPALMDGFGSDFGFDGSSDLLGEEEADGFNRRVKEGPEKRLARMVEISEERAAKILRKWAFEKAA
- a CDS encoding helix-turn-helix transcriptional regulator, producing MELSGMDVTAQGRSVPEATDARSLSRAQLARRFSALAGADNLQVIMRLLADHVGASHFLLVRYDLIQEHGLDFIVTSNWPFDLVRRLGAELASGYARSTELEKCFSVLAPTFSLLPDDVVLPDRISRQYCSLTFCVGRTRFSLMFLFQEGIILSQEQLKEVGLLAAYGASFVESVESRTERDFELTERELECLFWIAEGKTSDEIAVILGISRNTINNYITSVMRKTATKTRSEAIAYAVRNNLV